In the genome of Rhopalosiphum padi isolate XX-2018 chromosome 1, ASM2088224v1, whole genome shotgun sequence, the window ACAATCTACAACCATGTACTATGGACTATGGTCAGTGTAAGACGTAAGTCAAACATGTAGTATCCATTTATTCAAGATTAACTCTTAACATATTTTCGGTAAGCGCTCTGTATGACTTGAACGTTCCAAAATTGTCACAGTCCATCGAGTTTTACTCGGTAATTCGTCGAGCTAATTCGGCCCTATCAACacttataaaaaagtaaaaaaaatttcttaccATCATATGTACtcgcaataatttttttagtgtacGTTTAACTGTTTTGTAACATTGAGGTAGGTGGTAGGTACATAAAACTATTTCGGATATGTGTTCTGAAGAAAAGGAACCGTTGTTACTTTGTTAGTTTAAAATTGCATTCAATGTTGATGTGTGCATCTATGAAATTAACacgatattatgatttatatttcgaataaaaaaaacaaattttacttaAACGAAAAGAAACAAGGAAAGTTAAAAAGAGTTGCGAAAAACTTTTAGAAATTACAAATAACAACAGTATTCAGTAAttgaataaactaatattatttatgaaaataaaagctgatgtatattatgtatacgaaatttaaaaaaaatataaaaacaataataaggaATAAACAGTTCAATAATAGGTTcctcatatttattaaaagaaaattaatacctaacaaacattatttagccagcatattattttatttagtagttatcataaaacatgaataaataatttaaattgtaaattatattattatttattatgtctatAGCCAACATACAATAGCTAATGAGAAATAATACTAACTACTAACtactataagtattaaatagatacctatatatagctaGTGGCGTAGCGAGAGATGGCGAAGTGTGCctacaaaataagtatttttattctaccttaaaaacgaaatttttttcattatacatttttaaatgtgtatgattttgtttatttatatacactatgcgttaatttattaatcaaataatgaaAATCGTACAAGGAAGATCCTAAATTGctccattaatttaatttaattattgttaagaaCGCGTATATGATGTGTacttttgtcaatttttttaattggtataaAACTAGAAAGGCGCTTTTTTCTTCTAAGATTGCCAGCGGCGCTAACGAGTCTTCCTATACTACtgaagttaattattatataaccacgtaaatgtattataattttacaccagctttgtttttcataattcatatttcatactaCTATTTTCTTATCGGTAGTCGGTACCTATCTAATCGTATattaaaatcgtatattataaaagcaaAACCAGTTTTTTATCGGGAATAGTACAACAAAATTCATgatgtataaaacaacaattaattgtggatttaaatttgaaaagtcAATGAAAAACTCAAAAACACAACAGACACACGCTGAAActgtatattgataaattaaatttccgttatacatatttgtacAATTGTGTAAAATACCATCTCGATTAATTTTGACTTGAATATACttttgtaattgtaatattgtaataatattcatactacaaaactacatattattttatatcatcaataaaaatattaaaataatacttaaaatcagTGGAGTAATTTGGCGGGTGGCAGGGTGGGCATTTGCCCCCCCCTGTTATTAGCGGGCTTGGTCGACTTTCGTATTTTGGATTCAACACAGAGAGggatatgttttataaatactcTAAGTGGTCATACAATAGACGAATAGAATTTATCAAgtgtaatagttaataatatagtattgggtTCACTAGTGActacaatataactataaaattaccaTCTTTCTTAAAGTAATCAAGTCAAAAACACTGATTATCTGTAGGTGATTTCTTgtctaaagaaataataataaatttatttaagtaaaaaataaaaaaaatgtataaatactaaataaaacaacGTAAATTATAACGACAAATACCAAACACTGCACATACCTTTAGGTTTTGGCTATTTAGCAATTTAgctattatctataaataggttggtacaatttaatattgaaaaattatggaTAATAGTATctatcatacatattacatttaacatcacttaaacgttttaaataggttataacttatatggtCCAAgtctaagtattttatatttatatttgttttatcacCATGATAAACATACCTATTAGCTACTCCCATTAAGACCATATCCagataaacatatacataacaATGACAAAATGGtgtataactataaactatatgtCTAAGTAGTTAACTGACATTCAACTCATTCAAGAACTAagcaaactttaaaaataaatttggcataggtatggtatattttttttatttaaaccaaaaccaaattttttatatataattattgttggaaAATATTACCAACCCCATAGGCAAACCACCAGTTTtaacatactatttttttataactagaGTAATAACAGTTTTGAACTGACAAAATTGtactaaacaaatattgtaaattgtaaggtaagccaaaatcatattttaagttaaaaatatttaacattataattgatatattcaGAATTTAATTCACACACACATCCGATCTGGGTATATTATTGCCCTTAACTTagacaaaatattaatcatcaacaataataatttattagcccAAATACCTCGTGGACTGAAGATTTGTGAATAGATCTTTCAACATAGTTATACttaaaacaagtttaaaaaaataaggtaGTCGGAGAAAAATTATTGTAAgcaatatacaagtatataatattataatatcatactaaaactgtatatttaattgtattattgtataataatatatgaaatataaattaaataaacataaaacagtttaaaaatgcccaaaaatgttttataagtgataataattataataaaacaataacaataataatttgttcataattttaaagtaaccATGGTATGGTTATTTTTTAGTAGAAAAACCTTGAGGATACAACGACTGCCATCTCCATGTATCTTCACACATTTCCTTTAAAGTTCTTTTAGCTTCCCATCCAAGATATGATTTGGCAAATGATGCATCACAATAAGAAGAAGCACAATCACCAGATCGACGATCAACAATagcatattttactttttgtccACTAACTTGACTAAACATATCAATTACCTGAACAGAATAATTAACAAACATGATTTAAtatatggttaatttttttttataaaataaaatacaattatattttgtattttttaaaaaacaataatttagggATAACATAAATCAGAACTTAAAAATTTATGTATGacaggttttaaaataaaatagatatataacaGTGTTTTAACTTaaccaacaatttatttttatgaatcttCTGTTATATTTGAACATAGTGTAACTATTATCCCAACTAATATCTTCAATGATAAGTTTCTTTAATCTGTTAAACCTattctgtttattattatataatgttagtattcaaattataacagattgctaaataataaattgttaaaaaaaattaaataatatttgaagttATAAAACTTGATTGTACTTAAACTattcaaacttaaatttttttccccaatttatattttctaagtttaaaatgttcagAGGTTCTAAAACCCATCCCTAAATAAcatggtatatttaaatattttaaattcaggtAATAGCTATACATGATTTGAtagtatttcttttaaattaaatatttataagaatctattcaagttattattttatgtataaatatttttaaatttttttcggaTAATTACAATtcctttttctaaaatatatgaaattcatgtgttaaaatataattttacaattaatcaatgacttttttttatgttaccaattcaaaatttcttttaaaatctgACTTAATTCTTTATCTAATTGCatgcttgaaaaaaatattacttgtaaTACTGAATATCCATTCCCCGTGCCTAAATTTATGGCTATAGCTCCTTTTTCATCTGCATTTTGTAACTTCTGTAATGCACTAACATGACCTTCGGCTAGATCCATAATGTGAAGGTAGTCTCTTACTCCTGTTCCGTCAACAGTATTATAATCATttccaaaaacattaatacatggTCGATTTCCAACAGCAACTTGAGCAACATATGGCATTAAATTGTTAGGAATTCCAGTAGGATCTTCTCCCAAAATTCCAGAAGGATGAGCTCCAACTggattaaaatatcgtaaaataatCACAAACCATTCCTAATAATAAACACACATAGGAGGtaagtaatgaatatattattatgatgattttaaaatatactttatcagAATTGCATAAGTCTTGTATTATtccttcaatataatattttgatttagcaTATCCATTAAGTAAATTTTGACCAACTGGATGCGATTCAGTTATTGGTAAAAATTGTGGTTCACCATATACTGTAGACGAGGAGGAAAATACAAGTTTCTTTACATTGTGTTCTTTCATAAcctatcaattaattttattagtgtacataaaatatttaataattttacttagtgattacttattaataaagcAATTATCTATACAAGTTAGTAGTTACACTTCACATACTTGAAATAAATTGATTGACCCTGAGACATTGACTCGATAATAAGTCAAAGGAATGATACATGATTCACCAACAGCTTTTAATCCAGCAAAATGAATAACACAACAGAAATTAtgctaaaaaaatcaataaatataattttttatattatgtatcaagtattaattaattattgtaaattatttgacaaaaaatgtatattatatttcatatattcttAATATCCAACTACTCATCATAAGTATTCACTTATCCACACGATCAcaaaatcttataaatataaaatcttttCCTTATAACACATTGAAGCTAACTACTAGTTTGATAATATCTAATTCTCTTTTAAGAAATAAAGAATATTCCAGATCTTCTTGAAAGTCTTCTTTAGAACCCTCTCTTATTCTACTCGCAATCAGAATTCCCCTTTTCTATACCATCACATCACATCCAGTggcataaacataatttatgtatggAGGgacaaggtaaaaaaaaaatttgaaacctaggtacatacaaattaaaataataaataataaactactgTAAATGTGTAAAATCCATCCgtgtattatattcttatttcttaaaactttttctaatgtagaaaaatatattaatagccGACGGACATGCGGGCATTGTTGTTATCAGTGGTGGTGTCAAATTTTATTCTGCTAAtaatcttattaaataaaattaatatactatgatTACTGATTAGTCATTAGTTTAGCAgtgtactattttttaaatatgacataataaaaatttaccacAATCCtggccattttttatttttgtttttttgtaatgcTCTTACTTTAGGaacactattttataaaatttaaaaaaaaaggtctaTAGGAGGGTTTCCCCCATTGTTTACACCACTGATCACATCATATAGCCATGACCAGCTCCTTCACCACATGCTCAGAAACTTTACCCCTGAACCacctatatttttgtatttatatattcactATCTATATTCATCTACAGAGGTTTATCTGagtttttatttaactgtatcatatttattttctacattcTTATTGTGAATATTTTGCTCTTACTACATAAGTTTTAATGAGAATTATGTTATGTAAATGTTACAAATAATCATTACATGTATACAACTATAagctaaaattatttacaaatatattgtaacatttataaattaatataataaaccataCAGCTAACCTTATCAAACACTTTGGAGAGAGAATCGTAGTCCAAGAGATCAACGTTATAGAATGTGATAGGCTTACCAACTAATTTTTCCACTTGAGATATAGGAACTGGATTTTGTCCTTCATTTcctttattaaaagtattttaaaacacatttttttttttttagtaaatattcaaaataaaacacaacaaattgttagttatttttataaagaagtGAATCAGTGTTGGAAAAGttcacttaaaaaattaaacttgttcGTGTTAACATTTATTACCTAATGAACATATTCattaggttattttttttaaattatttattaaaaaatgaattgccAAATGAAGaaagacaaatatt includes:
- the LOC132918428 gene encoding UDP-glucose 4-epimerase-like; translated protein: MDNNKNKCVLLTGGAGYVGSHTIIPLIESGYEVVVLDNLSNACKGNEGQNPVPISQVEKLVGKPITFYNVDLLDYDSLSKVFDKHNFCCVIHFAGLKAVGESCIIPLTYYRVNVSGSINLFQVMKEHNVKKLVFSSSSTVYGEPQFLPITESHPVGQNLLNGYAKSKYYIEGIIQDLCNSDKEWFVIILRYFNPVGAHPSGILGEDPTGIPNNLMPYVAQVAVGNRPCINVFGNDYNTVDGTGVRDYLHIMDLAEGHVSALQKLQNADEKGAIAINLGTGNGYSVLQVIDMFSQVSGQKVKYAIVDRRSGDCASSYCDASFAKSYLGWEAKRTLKEMCEDTWRWQSLYPQGFSTKK